One window of Caldisericum exile AZM16c01 genomic DNA carries:
- a CDS encoding DEAD/DEAH box helicase gives MIDYILREIKYSGEYKGQIVKTFNIERESYEIFDFPSEIDKEIKQKLKKKGILGFYKHQLEAFNLLKKGFNIIITSSTASGKTLSFNIPIVSELSKNEIATALYLYPTKALAQDQLEKISELTNISAFTYDGDTAPQDRQYIRKHGRIVIANPDILHVGLLPNHTLWSRFLINLKFVVIDEAHYYSGVLGSHFSMVLRRLRRLLAYYGSYPQFILSSATLENPLEYSSKLVGEKFELIKGPLNPPFGKLFVIYNPPIVNEALNLRKNIIQEAVNLIEVLLKNNQTVIAFVKSRQGVEILTKLLQERIGNTFSVSPYRAGYSKELRRTIERKLKSGEIKCVVATNALELGIDIGELDATVIVGYPGSISSLFQQSGRSGRTHESITFFLTSSNPLDQYFTKDPEYLFRGKFESLNIDLSNPYILNPHILCASYELPIQWDVDKEYFGDNLKWTLQELERGGLLVRKGDKYFLNGRKSPASQVSLRSSGEDNIRLIDVETNTVIERISKNRALEEAFVGAVYMHLGETYVVKNMDLENREIYLQKEVTDYYTDSLSIETIWVDNILKEKDVFKVKAYFGEVTVEEVIRGFVKKQFFTDRKIETLPLELPKITFKTKALWITIDDKITDKIKKVEDFLGAIHAAEHAMVGVTPLVVQCDRNDIGGVSHPLHPDTGMTTIFLYDGIEGGIGITEKAYDRIEDLLEKALRSVSSCPCKDGCPSCIYSPKCGNENNPLSKNGAIMLLYEILS, from the coding sequence GTGATCGATTACATCCTTAGGGAAATAAAGTATAGTGGAGAGTACAAAGGTCAAATTGTTAAAACATTTAATATTGAAAGAGAAAGCTACGAGATTTTTGACTTTCCTTCGGAAATAGACAAAGAAATAAAACAAAAACTTAAGAAAAAAGGAATATTAGGGTTCTACAAACATCAACTTGAAGCATTTAATCTTTTGAAGAAAGGCTTCAACATAATTATCACTTCTTCAACTGCTTCAGGGAAAACCCTTTCTTTTAATATTCCAATAGTTTCCGAACTTAGTAAGAATGAAATTGCAACCGCTTTATATCTTTATCCTACTAAAGCACTAGCACAAGACCAGTTAGAAAAAATATCAGAACTCACAAACATTTCGGCGTTCACTTATGATGGAGATACTGCACCACAAGACCGACAATACATTAGAAAACATGGTAGAATCGTAATAGCAAATCCGGATATACTTCACGTAGGATTGCTTCCAAATCATACATTATGGAGTAGATTTTTGATTAATCTGAAATTTGTAGTTATAGACGAAGCGCATTACTACTCAGGAGTACTTGGATCGCATTTCTCAATGGTGTTAAGAAGATTGAGAAGACTTTTGGCATATTATGGAAGCTACCCGCAATTCATTTTATCTTCTGCAACACTTGAAAATCCACTTGAATATTCAAGCAAACTTGTTGGCGAAAAATTTGAATTAATCAAAGGCCCTCTCAATCCACCATTTGGGAAACTATTTGTGATATACAACCCTCCAATTGTGAATGAAGCACTAAACCTGAGGAAGAACATCATACAAGAGGCTGTAAATTTGATCGAGGTACTATTAAAAAACAACCAAACGGTCATTGCTTTTGTTAAATCTCGTCAAGGTGTTGAGATTTTGACAAAACTTCTCCAAGAAAGAATAGGAAATACTTTTTCAGTCTCTCCATATAGGGCTGGGTACTCGAAAGAGTTAAGAAGAACCATTGAAAGAAAGCTCAAAAGTGGTGAGATAAAGTGTGTAGTTGCAACAAATGCACTTGAACTTGGAATAGATATAGGTGAATTAGACGCAACTGTTATAGTTGGGTATCCTGGAAGTATTTCTAGTCTTTTCCAACAGTCGGGAAGATCCGGAAGAACTCATGAGTCAATTACTTTTTTCCTTACAAGTAGCAATCCATTAGACCAATATTTTACAAAAGACCCAGAATACCTCTTTCGAGGAAAATTTGAAAGTCTGAATATAGATTTGAGTAACCCTTATATACTCAATCCTCATATATTATGTGCCTCGTATGAACTTCCAATCCAATGGGACGTAGACAAAGAATACTTTGGAGACAATTTAAAATGGACTCTACAAGAATTAGAAAGAGGAGGTTTACTTGTAAGAAAGGGCGACAAATATTTCTTAAACGGTCGGAAATCACCTGCTTCACAAGTAAGTCTTAGAAGTAGTGGAGAGGATAACATTAGACTTATTGATGTTGAGACAAATACAGTTATTGAAAGAATTTCAAAAAACCGTGCACTCGAAGAGGCATTTGTAGGTGCAGTATACATGCATTTAGGTGAAACATATGTCGTAAAGAATATGGATCTTGAAAATAGAGAAATTTACCTACAAAAAGAAGTAACAGATTATTACACAGATTCTCTTTCAATTGAAACAATTTGGGTAGATAACATATTAAAGGAAAAGGATGTTTTCAAAGTAAAGGCATATTTCGGAGAAGTTACAGTTGAGGAAGTAATTAGAGGATTTGTTAAGAAGCAATTTTTCACGGATAGAAAAATAGAAACCTTGCCGTTAGAATTACCGAAAATTACATTTAAAACAAAGGCATTGTGGATAACAATTGACGACAAGATAACCGACAAAATAAAAAAAGTTGAAGATTTCCTAGGAGCAATTCACGCAGCAGAACATGCTATGGTAGGTGTAACACCACTTGTAGTTCAGTGTGATCGAAACGATATAGGAGGTGTTTCGCATCCGCTTCATCCTGATACGGGAATGACAACAATTTTCTTGTACGACGGAATAGAAGGTGGTATTGGTATAACAGAAAAGGCTTATGATCGGATAGAGGATTTACTTGAAAAAGCGTTAAGGAGCGTATCTTCATGTCCTTGTAAAGATGGGTGCCCCTCGTGCATTTAC
- the tpiA gene encoding triose-phosphate isomerase: MKKYFLFGNWKMHKTIKETLEYADCLKGYVEYNEKFEIGVFPPFTALESFAKTVRSMPITVGAQNMHYEEKGAFTGEISPLMLKEIGVKYVLIGHSERRHIFKEDNGLINKKVLSAINHELVPVLCIGETLEERKSNKTESVIKEQIEQGLNGVNSNNFIIAYEPVWAIGTGVNATPEQAREVHKFIRELLFHKFGESSNDISILYGGSIKVDNFGSLAEVENIDGGLVGGASLDCSTFIELYEILKSKKLK; the protein is encoded by the coding sequence ATGAAAAAATATTTCCTTTTTGGTAATTGGAAGATGCACAAAACCATAAAAGAGACATTAGAATATGCAGACTGTCTAAAAGGTTATGTTGAGTATAATGAAAAATTTGAAATTGGAGTATTTCCTCCATTTACAGCGTTGGAAAGTTTTGCGAAAACTGTAAGATCTATGCCCATAACGGTAGGAGCACAGAATATGCACTATGAAGAAAAAGGCGCTTTCACAGGAGAAATTTCACCACTTATGCTTAAGGAAATTGGAGTCAAGTATGTTCTTATTGGACATTCAGAAAGACGGCATATTTTTAAGGAAGATAACGGTCTTATAAACAAGAAAGTTTTATCGGCGATAAACCACGAATTAGTACCAGTACTTTGCATAGGTGAGACATTAGAGGAAAGAAAATCAAATAAAACTGAAAGCGTTATAAAGGAGCAGATAGAACAGGGATTAAATGGAGTTAATTCGAATAATTTTATAATTGCATACGAACCTGTTTGGGCAATTGGAACAGGGGTGAATGCAACTCCGGAACAGGCAAGGGAAGTACACAAGTTTATACGGGAATTGCTATTTCATAAATTTGGAGAAAGTTCTAACGATATTTCAATACTTTATGGTGGAAGTATTAAAGTTGATAATTTTGGAAGTCTCGCAGAAGTTGAAAATATAGATGGTGGACTTGTTGGTGGTGCAAGTCTTGACTGTTCAACATTTATTGAACTTTACGAAATACTTAAAAGTAAGAAATTAAAATAA
- the cdd gene encoding cytidine deaminase: MNRNEIIKKAIEAMDSAYAPYSKFKVGAALLTKSGKIFTGCNVENSSYGASICAERVAIFKAISEGEREFELLIVATKTEEPSPPCGICRQVISEFSNDLPIFLVNEKGTIIETNIRELLPFPFLKEKLEEG, from the coding sequence ATGAATAGGAATGAAATAATTAAAAAAGCAATTGAGGCAATGGACAGTGCGTATGCTCCATATTCAAAATTCAAAGTGGGGGCTGCTCTTCTAACAAAAAGTGGTAAAATTTTTACTGGCTGCAATGTTGAAAATTCGAGTTATGGGGCAAGTATATGCGCAGAAAGAGTTGCAATCTTTAAAGCAATAAGTGAAGGAGAACGTGAATTTGAATTATTGATTGTTGCAACAAAAACAGAAGAACCTTCTCCTCCTTGTGGAATCTGTAGGCAAGTGATTTCGGAATTTTCAAATGATCTCCCAATTTTTCTTGTAAATGAGAAGGGAACAATCATTGAGACAAATATAAGAGAACTCTTACCATTTCCTTTTTTAAAAGAAAAACTTGAGGAGGGGTAA
- a CDS encoding hemolysin family protein: protein MSSLGLSTVAVIILLLFSAVFTMLESAMFNSSLIRIQTLSKKNFIYKLLLEHKKRPENFISAVVIGNNFVNFLISAVITNIAVIYSNKYGLSNEIVVLIATIITTLLVVIFGETIPKTIGSALPERSLGPTFSVFLPFYFILRPLAYVLSKISQFLLFVLGIKTSEKKFFESEEEVMSMIELGKKEGLIEREEEKMIYSIFEFGDTIVKDIMTPRVDIVAIDIESNLDEILDLITKSAHSRFPVYEEKIDNVIGILYVKDLLKVIAKKEKPDIKKILRAPFFVPETKRVDELFKEMQKNKIQIALVFDEYGGISGLVTIEDILEEIVGEIQDEFDIEEKPVQRLSDHAYLVSGTFNIDDFNEMFNVQLTGEEASTIGGLLLEHFGRLPNPGEEVMIENIKFIISKVRNRRIVQVKAIFIKDMKEGESDE from the coding sequence TTGTCTTCGTTAGGTTTAAGCACGGTAGCGGTAATTATTTTGCTTCTTTTTTCTGCGGTTTTTACAATGCTTGAATCTGCAATGTTTAATTCGTCTTTAATACGTATTCAAACTCTTTCTAAGAAGAACTTCATATACAAACTTCTATTGGAACACAAAAAGAGACCCGAAAATTTTATAAGTGCTGTTGTAATTGGGAATAATTTTGTAAATTTCCTTATTTCAGCCGTTATTACAAATATTGCAGTTATATATTCTAATAAATATGGGCTTTCAAACGAAATAGTGGTACTCATTGCAACGATTATAACAACGCTCCTGGTAGTTATTTTTGGTGAGACTATTCCAAAGACAATAGGCAGTGCACTACCTGAAAGAAGCTTAGGACCAACATTCTCGGTATTTCTTCCTTTTTACTTTATCTTAAGACCTTTGGCCTACGTCCTTTCAAAAATTTCTCAATTTTTGCTTTTTGTTTTAGGAATCAAAACATCAGAAAAGAAGTTTTTTGAGTCAGAAGAAGAGGTGATGTCAATGATTGAATTAGGCAAAAAGGAAGGTTTAATAGAACGCGAGGAAGAAAAGATGATTTATTCCATCTTTGAATTTGGCGATACAATAGTTAAGGATATAATGACACCCCGTGTAGATATCGTTGCAATCGATATTGAGAGTAATCTTGATGAGATCCTTGATTTAATAACTAAAAGTGCACATTCGCGGTTTCCAGTTTATGAAGAAAAGATTGATAACGTAATAGGAATTCTATATGTGAAAGATTTATTGAAAGTGATAGCTAAAAAAGAAAAACCGGATATAAAAAAGATTTTACGAGCACCATTTTTTGTGCCGGAAACAAAACGTGTTGATGAACTTTTCAAAGAAATGCAGAAGAACAAAATCCAGATCGCGCTTGTTTTCGACGAGTATGGTGGAATTTCTGGATTAGTTACAATTGAAGATATACTTGAAGAGATTGTGGGAGAAATCCAAGACGAATTCGATATAGAAGAAAAGCCAGTTCAGAGACTCAGCGACCACGCTTATCTTGTTTCCGGAACCTTTAACATTGATGATTTCAATGAAATGTTTAATGTGCAACTTACAGGTGAAGAAGCATCTACAATTGGTGGGTTACTCCTGGAGCATTTTGGAAGATTGCCGAATCCTGGAGAGGAAGTTATGATTGAGAATATAAAATTCATAATAAGTAAAGTGAGAAATAGAAGGATAGTGCAGGTAAAAGCTATTTTTATAAAGGATATGAAAGAAGGTGAATCAGATGAATAG
- the ybeY gene encoding rRNA maturation RNase YbeY: protein MGNSVTVDVLSKVRKYKVNKCALKNIIRTIFEELHVKERGYISIALLSKNAIRELNKKYRNKDKPTNVLSFQIDYKKGKDLYGEILISPEVAHEEAKKLGNNFNDYFIFLIIHGVLHLLGYDHEKEEEKVLMEEVEEKLLQVILQGEKRQVIELCLR, encoded by the coding sequence ATGGGAAATAGCGTTACTGTTGATGTATTAAGTAAAGTTAGAAAATATAAAGTTAATAAATGTGCGTTAAAGAATATTATAAGAACTATTTTTGAAGAATTGCACGTAAAAGAAAGAGGGTACATAAGCATTGCACTACTTTCTAAAAATGCGATAAGGGAATTAAATAAAAAATACAGAAATAAAGACAAACCAACAAATGTTCTTTCATTTCAAATAGATTACAAAAAAGGTAAAGATTTATATGGTGAGATTTTAATTTCCCCAGAGGTTGCTCATGAAGAGGCCAAAAAGCTTGGTAATAACTTTAACGACTATTTTATCTTCCTTATAATACATGGAGTTCTTCACCTATTAGGCTATGATCACGAAAAAGAAGAAGAAAAAGTACTTATGGAAGAAGTTGAAGAAAAGCTTTTACAAGTTATTTTGCAAGGAGAAAAAAGGCAGGTGATTGAACTTTGTCTTCGTTAG
- a CDS encoding HD family phosphohydrolase, whose protein sequence is MKIVVNKPAPQDIVVPATISYIDEAKTEEAIANAKNSVKPLYRYDSNVEIEVQSNIANFINSILSIKEDSTITNNKKLELIKERCNDDPEISNILMEIKTDRLNVLKNFLTNELNSLYKKGIRDSEVSDAIKSIQRDAESLGLTGNDEVLALWISQKFVKPNFVFDAEATNKAIQDAIKNVKPVQVVLQEGTKIIEKGHIVTEDDIKMLQKIGIYKAFNYATVGLLFFLSLIESALAFSIIDEKKKKFQKILEYFALLTLVLLSSYFLGNVSIYLIPVLLFLIVMNEFFSFKDVLISIIIFILLLLPFLTQPLLFLILFSAISVPIVYYINMTKKISSYFISGIIGGISVTFTVFFVNKNFYLPNQLSFSNSFYSFLNFAFSPIIAIAVVYIFEHIFNEATLLRLLELNDLNTPLLKEMSIKAPGTFAHSLFVANISSQAAEAINANSILTRVGALYHDIGKLLYPFYFTENQADVPNIHNTIAPSLSKVIILNHVKDGIELAKRYRLPDDIIHFIETHHGKSVMMYFYLKAKESDTNVSMEDFRYPGPLPDTKETVIVSLADAVEAASKSLDKEDIDYRKIEELVNRLIDDRIKQGELSNAEITFSELEKVKVSFVKSLLSIYHKRERYPNGK, encoded by the coding sequence ATGAAGATTGTTGTTAATAAGCCTGCTCCTCAAGACATAGTTGTACCAGCAACAATTTCTTATATCGATGAAGCAAAAACTGAAGAGGCTATTGCAAATGCTAAGAATTCAGTAAAACCATTGTATAGATATGATTCTAATGTAGAGATAGAGGTACAAAGTAACATTGCAAACTTTATAAACAGCATTTTATCTATAAAAGAAGATTCAACAATTACAAATAATAAAAAATTGGAATTAATAAAAGAAAGATGTAATGATGACCCAGAGATTTCCAATATTTTAATGGAAATTAAAACTGATCGATTAAATGTACTAAAAAATTTTCTCACAAATGAATTAAATAGCCTATACAAAAAAGGAATAAGAGATAGCGAAGTTAGTGATGCAATTAAGTCAATACAAAGAGACGCAGAATCATTAGGTTTAACGGGCAATGATGAAGTTCTCGCTTTATGGATTTCTCAGAAGTTTGTAAAACCAAACTTTGTTTTTGATGCTGAGGCTACAAATAAAGCGATACAGGACGCTATTAAAAACGTAAAGCCAGTTCAAGTAGTTTTGCAAGAAGGGACGAAAATTATCGAAAAGGGGCACATAGTAACAGAGGATGATATCAAAATGTTACAAAAAATCGGAATCTATAAAGCATTTAATTATGCTACCGTTGGTCTTCTGTTTTTTCTATCGCTAATAGAATCTGCTCTTGCTTTTTCTATTATAGATGAGAAAAAAAAGAAATTTCAGAAAATACTTGAATATTTTGCACTTCTTACCTTAGTTCTTCTTTCCTCTTACTTTCTTGGTAATGTCTCCATTTACCTTATTCCGGTTTTATTGTTCTTAATAGTTATGAATGAATTTTTCTCATTCAAAGATGTGCTTATATCTATTATAATATTTATCTTGCTTCTTTTGCCATTCTTAACACAACCTCTCCTTTTTTTGATTCTCTTTTCTGCAATTTCAGTTCCAATTGTTTATTACATAAATATGACAAAAAAGATTTCAAGTTATTTTATTTCAGGTATCATTGGAGGAATATCAGTTACATTTACCGTATTTTTTGTTAATAAAAATTTTTATTTACCCAATCAACTGTCTTTTTCAAATTCATTTTATTCCTTTTTAAATTTCGCGTTTTCACCAATAATAGCAATAGCAGTTGTATATATTTTTGAACACATTTTCAATGAGGCAACGCTTTTAAGACTGCTTGAATTAAACGATTTAAATACCCCTCTTCTTAAAGAAATGTCTATAAAAGCACCAGGTACTTTTGCACATAGCCTTTTTGTTGCAAATATTTCATCACAAGCGGCGGAAGCCATTAATGCAAATTCAATTTTAACAAGAGTTGGTGCATTGTATCACGACATAGGCAAATTACTTTATCCTTTTTACTTTACCGAAAATCAGGCTGATGTCCCAAATATTCATAATACAATTGCTCCGAGTTTGAGTAAAGTAATTATACTCAACCATGTCAAAGACGGAATAGAACTCGCAAAGAGGTATAGGCTCCCGGACGACATAATTCACTTCATAGAAACACATCACGGTAAAAGTGTAATGATGTATTTCTATCTTAAGGCAAAAGAATCTGACACAAATGTGTCAATGGAGGATTTTAGATATCCTGGCCCTCTTCCAGATACAAAGGAAACGGTTATTGTTTCCCTTGCAGATGCAGTTGAAGCTGCCTCAAAAAGTCTTGATAAAGAAGATATAGATTACAGGAAAATTGAAGAACTTGTTAATAGGTTAATAGACGATAGAATAAAACAAGGCGAACTCTCCAATGCTGAAATTACTTTTTCTGAACTTGAAAAAGTGAAAGTGTCGTTTGTAAAAAGCCTACTTTCTATATATCATAAAAGGGAGAGATATCCAAATGGGAAATAG
- a CDS encoding PhoH family protein, translating into MGEETEVVKLKNPKNIIKITGVLDENFRVIEKNLNVKITLREEKLYVSGKKENVQIAKKILKEIEQLAEKKYPFSIEEVIYSTKIKDGNFLKELPETVIIEDIKGRGIIPKTLGQKKFVEAINNNDITFVIGPAGTGKTYLSVAVAVKYLLSNKVSRIILTRPVVEVGEKIGYLPGDIQQKVDPYFRPIYDALFEFLGQEKTQRLINNKTIEIAPLAFMRGRTLNDAFIIMDEAQNTTFSQMKMFLTRLGIGSKMVVTGDLTQSDLLAAQGKNGLELSVEILRDVDGIEFVYLDVSDIVRHSLVQKIINAYEKFENKSKDKNRS; encoded by the coding sequence ATGGGAGAAGAAACCGAAGTAGTAAAACTTAAAAATCCGAAGAATATAATTAAAATAACTGGAGTACTTGATGAAAATTTTAGGGTAATTGAAAAAAATTTAAACGTAAAGATTACCCTAAGAGAGGAAAAATTATACGTAAGCGGAAAAAAAGAAAATGTACAGATAGCAAAAAAAATCCTAAAAGAAATTGAGCAACTCGCAGAGAAGAAATATCCTTTTTCAATTGAAGAAGTAATCTACTCAACTAAAATTAAAGATGGTAACTTTTTAAAAGAACTACCTGAAACAGTAATAATTGAGGATATTAAGGGCAGAGGAATTATACCCAAAACCTTAGGTCAGAAAAAGTTTGTAGAAGCCATAAACAACAACGATATTACATTTGTAATTGGACCAGCAGGAACGGGAAAGACTTATTTATCGGTTGCAGTAGCAGTGAAATATCTCTTATCAAATAAAGTGTCACGAATTATATTAACGAGACCTGTAGTCGAAGTGGGCGAAAAAATAGGGTATCTGCCGGGCGATATTCAACAAAAGGTAGATCCATATTTTAGACCCATATATGATGCCTTATTCGAATTTTTGGGTCAGGAAAAGACACAAAGGCTCATTAACAACAAAACAATTGAAATTGCACCGCTTGCCTTTATGAGAGGACGAACTCTTAATGATGCCTTCATTATTATGGATGAAGCTCAAAACACGACTTTCTCACAAATGAAAATGTTTCTTACAAGACTTGGGATTGGATCAAAAATGGTTGTTACAGGCGACTTAACTCAGAGCGATTTGCTTGCAGCCCAGGGCAAAAACGGGTTAGAACTATCAGTTGAAATTTTAAGAGATGTTGACGGAATCGAGTTTGTTTACTTAGATGTTAGCGACATCGTAAGACATTCATTAGTTCAAAAAATTATAAACGCATATGAAAAATTTGAAAATAAATCAAAAGATAAAAATAGATCTTAA
- a CDS encoding Mrp/NBP35 family ATP-binding protein, with translation MPILQTQVIDVLKTTYVPKLKKLLLNIGSIDGVEVIGNKVNVALRLNPLDEETLEQLKQIIIQRLTRLGAEVVDFEITFKETPKIKHIIAIGSGKGGVGKSTVTTNLAVALANLSYKVGIMDADIYGPNIPKMFGAEQELPKVTETRKMIPIEKFGVKLISIGFLIEDPSTPVIWRGPLVTKALEQLYEDVEWGELDFLFVDLPPGTGDVALTIAQTLPTQYGIIVTTPQSVSVLDASKALNMFKQMNIEVLGIIENMAYFKCPHCGVKTEIFGAGGGKKLAENNDVPFLGSVPLEVQVREGGDNGIPSFFIEGNSEVKDAFTKISNEILKFIK, from the coding sequence ATGCCAATTTTACAAACACAAGTAATTGATGTTTTAAAGACGACATATGTCCCAAAACTTAAAAAGTTGCTTTTGAATATCGGAAGCATTGACGGAGTAGAGGTTATTGGAAACAAAGTCAATGTTGCGCTTAGATTAAATCCACTAGATGAGGAAACACTTGAACAGCTTAAGCAAATTATAATCCAGCGACTTACTCGACTTGGTGCGGAAGTTGTTGATTTTGAAATTACATTTAAAGAAACACCTAAGATAAAGCATATTATTGCAATTGGATCAGGAAAAGGTGGTGTTGGAAAATCGACTGTAACAACAAATCTGGCCGTTGCCCTTGCAAATCTTAGCTACAAGGTCGGGATAATGGATGCTGACATTTATGGACCTAACATTCCCAAAATGTTTGGCGCAGAGCAGGAACTTCCAAAGGTAACCGAAACAAGAAAAATGATACCTATTGAAAAATTTGGTGTTAAACTTATTTCAATCGGATTTTTGATTGAAGATCCTTCTACTCCTGTAATATGGAGAGGACCATTGGTTACGAAAGCACTTGAACAACTCTATGAAGATGTGGAGTGGGGAGAACTTGATTTTCTTTTTGTTGATTTACCCCCTGGAACTGGTGACGTAGCACTAACAATTGCTCAAACTCTTCCTACACAATATGGTATTATAGTAACGACACCCCAAAGTGTTTCTGTACTTGATGCCTCAAAAGCATTAAACATGTTTAAACAAATGAATATAGAAGTCTTAGGAATAATTGAAAATATGGCTTACTTCAAATGTCCTCATTGCGGTGTAAAAACAGAAATCTTCGGTGCAGGTGGGGGAAAGAAACTCGCTGAAAATAATGATGTGCCATTCTTGGGAAGTGTTCCTTTAGAGGTACAAGTTCGTGAAGGTGGAGACAACGGTATCCCGTCATTTTTTATTGAGGGAAACAGCGAAGTAAAAGATGCCTTTACAAAAATATCAAATGAAATCTTAAAATTTATCAAATGA
- a CDS encoding RrF2 family transcriptional regulator, which produces MILTTLEGYAIKSLIYIANKKDRRATVSEIAQNNNVSFPYILRICSMLREHHILESEKGRSGGYILVRDPKDISVLEIIEAVKRSSIEVKCEFGLKDLKCKPSECISMQSLEYLKNRLDDFLRKITLKDLLERSLNYANFTNTSN; this is translated from the coding sequence ATGATTCTTACAACACTTGAAGGTTATGCTATAAAATCTTTGATTTACATTGCAAATAAAAAAGATAGGCGCGCAACAGTAAGTGAAATTGCGCAAAATAATAACGTTTCTTTTCCTTATATCTTGAGAATATGTTCAATGCTTAGAGAGCATCATATCCTTGAAAGCGAAAAGGGAAGAAGTGGCGGTTATATATTGGTTAGAGATCCAAAGGATATAAGTGTACTCGAAATTATTGAAGCGGTAAAGAGAAGTAGCATTGAGGTTAAATGTGAATTTGGGTTAAAGGATTTAAAGTGTAAACCATCAGAATGTATTTCGATGCAATCTCTCGAATATTTAAAAAATAGGTTGGACGATTTTCTACGCAAAATAACACTAAAAGATTTATTGGAAAGGAGTTTAAATTATGCCAATTTTACAAACACAAGTAATTGA
- a CDS encoding class I SAM-dependent methyltransferase: MKYFLLSQKEERTKVQVDFVEKFLKKGSYILDTGCGIGRHSIELAKRGYKSLGIDSNPLYVNIARETKNRLQLENVEFEVMDMREIPFENTFDAIINMWSSFGYFDDATNENIILLFYKALKKGGFLLIDIENRDYILKYFIRETFKEKEDGVFILERRKFDPITSVVSTHRYILGPNIRKDYLRHIRIYSLTEMINIFKRAGFNRLEYFGNYNFEKFHVDSERILIIGFK, translated from the coding sequence TTGAAATATTTCCTCCTTTCTCAGAAAGAGGAAAGAACGAAAGTACAAGTAGATTTTGTTGAAAAATTTTTAAAAAAAGGGTCTTATATTCTTGATACTGGTTGTGGTATCGGTAGGCACTCTATCGAGCTTGCAAAACGTGGATACAAATCTCTTGGAATAGATTCAAATCCTCTTTATGTAAATATAGCAAGAGAGACTAAAAACCGATTGCAACTTGAGAACGTTGAGTTCGAAGTAATGGATATGCGAGAAATTCCTTTTGAAAATACATTTGATGCAATAATAAATATGTGGTCTTCTTTTGGTTATTTTGATGATGCGACCAATGAAAATATAATATTACTTTTTTATAAAGCACTAAAAAAGGGCGGTTTTCTACTTATTGATATCGAAAATAGAGATTATATATTGAAATATTTTATACGGGAGACATTCAAAGAAAAAGAGGACGGGGTGTTTATACTCGAGAGACGTAAATTCGACCCCATAACATCAGTTGTTTCAACACATAGATACATTTTAGGACCCAATATTAGAAAGGATTATTTGAGACATATTAGGATATATTCACTTACAGAAATGATAAACATATTTAAGAGAGCTGGTTTCAATAGGTTAGAGTACTTTGGAAACTACAATTTTGAGAAATTTCATGTCGATTCCGAGAGAATTCTAATCATTGGCTTTAAGTAA